The nucleotide window ATTGATTGGCTGTATCACAGCTTGAGGAAgggtgaactgcaggacattGGAAGATATTTGTGAGTTTATTTGCGgttaaacacaaaaaaaatcgagaatatATGGCAGTTTGGTGTCTTACCCGTTCATCCGTTCATAGATTTGTGGATGGAAGATCGATTGATAGCCGGTATACTGCAATCAATTGTTGATCCATCGATCGTTATTAGTTGATTACTGGCAAGGCGGTTAATCAATTAGTGGCTCATCATTCTCTGACGGATCACTATATCGTGAAGGTCGTGCATTCGCTCAAGTACTAGTAAATCTCTTCTCAATTGATCGACTACAGGGAGAGAAcatttctttaaaaatgaggtgcctgtttcgtaatctgccagtcaaatcAATATTCGCTAAAAATTACGAGagagttacgcactttttcactgaactttgaagaaaaatccaaaacaTTTCAGAAAAAGTAGGCAATCGACAAACCATCGACCAGCAGTCGGCCATCGATTAATTGATCATCACATAGCCATCAATGAACGATTAACCAGTCATTGACAAACTGCTCAAGTCACCATCCAATCGATTAACCATCCAGTGATCCACGAGGATTGGTTGATTGCTAATCGGTTATTAGTCAATGATTAATTGCCTCACGGTCGATGGTGAATTATTGGCCAATTGCTAGTCGATCATTATTTGATTGATATGATTTTTTCCAGCTCTCGTATTAGACGTTTTATAGAAAATCCCTCTCCGTGTGATGGAAATTCTTTCCTGCGAAGTTCAATACCTCGTTTATGCTATCAATTTACCTGAGTAATCAtactttctaattttttttccagactaCCTGCAAGATCAGCCACTGACACTCCCACGAGTGTCTCATCCAATAAAAGCTCCACTCAATCCTTGCATACTGTAAACGACTCCATTTCAGACGACGAAAATGCCCCCAACGAGCAGTCGAATATTGAAGAACCAAAGAATACCTCTGTGATTAATAAGACAATGGACGCCACGTCCAGGATCGTTATGGCTCGTCGACCTTCAACAGAATTAGAAGTAGATAATAGTAAGGACGACGAGAAACTGGAGGAACGGTCCACGTCGTCTGATAGCACGCATTCTTCGAATTCTGATGATGATTCACCACCGCTCCTGTCCCCTGTACAAAGTGCATCCCAGAGGTCTTCAAAAGCACTACAAGAAATACCACCTTATTGTCAGATAAACAAACGATCCTGTGTCCAGATAAAGAAACCTTATGTGCAGCTGTACAATGCGCCTGCATCTCTCCTGGAGATTCTCCATAGTCCAAAGAGTCTAAGATCGGATGGAAGAGGGAAAGATCTGGCGACATCAAGTGCAGAAAAATCATCCTCTGATTTGTCGACTTCTCCCAAGAGAAATGTTAAGGATGAATCTGTTGTTAAGAGAATTCTGATGACACCTGATTCTGGTACTCAGAAACCACTGAGAACCGTAAAGAAGCGAGGCATGAAGTTCAGAAAGAACAACAAGTATGAACAGACAAACTTTTGTCTTTGGATTATTTGGTATCGAGGATGTAATGTCATCTTTAAAGGATTGAGAAAAGTCTTTGACAAATAGAAGACTATTCTAACAGACTGTTGTCATCGAGGACACCTCAGGCTAAATTTATTCACTTGAATCTGAGTGTCAGAAAATTcctgcattttttttaaatcgaatgATCTAATGATGAGGGAACTATCTGGAGTGAATCggttttgtttttatattttatctgaAACTTTGGTGCAGTCCTGCATCAAGCAGAGCTTTTACTTTTAGACCCCTCCCCTGTGCTCCTCCTCCGCCACATCAGGCATTATCGGCTTTGCGTTTATTGTAATTATCCTATAAATTTAAAGCTGGGttctatattttaatttttaattttatttcagtatATTTGATGCCGGACTGTACCAAAGTTAGAGATAGTTCAGTATATCCAACCGGACCTTAAATTctgatttctcattttttttaaaatagaaacgataatgaaattgagggaa belongs to Diachasmimorpha longicaudata isolate KC_UGA_2023 chromosome 10, iyDiaLong2, whole genome shotgun sequence and includes:
- the LOC135167092 gene encoding uncharacterized protein LOC135167092, giving the protein MANATDDTDLRKVKVNRKFLTSNNKPLNFYLDGFDVLQFLETATIIRKFGGNIAPPDAETVVLSMPDCVPKTDQLRFHIDWLYHSLRKGELQDIGRYLLPARSATDTPTSVSSNKSSTQSLHTVNDSISDDENAPNEQSNIEEPKNTSVINKTMDATSRIVMARRPSTELEVDNSKDDEKLEERSTSSDSTHSSNSDDDSPPLLSPVQSASQRSSKALQEIPPYCQINKRSCVQIKKPYVQLYNAPASLLEILHSPKSLRSDGRGKDLATSSAEKSSSDLSTSPKRNVKDESVVKRILMTPDSGTQKPLRTVKKRGMKFRKNNNIHLRRRYTKAEDEKIIKYVTTEGRTHPARLINISYAMHSAGVLPNRTFDSIHTHLQKFIHKIRRFTDDLDVIQQFESLR